The following coding sequences are from one Rutidosis leptorrhynchoides isolate AG116_Rl617_1_P2 chromosome 11, CSIRO_AGI_Rlap_v1, whole genome shotgun sequence window:
- the LOC139875882 gene encoding zinc finger protein GIS-like, whose amino-acid sequence MGTFRSKSSNSTTIQTLDIGTFSQLPFTPPKENTIRLFGKEFGCNDLATISTSSSKNATIIYEEPKDNNRMFECNYCRRNFTTSQALGGHQNAHRKERLQAKRSHNNSAMIHSSSYKSQFPSLPNFHHQYLTTTSTHHSSFKFFGRKLPSYISNQRPIDGRPLAPWRSLMRVQNSTMINHRGLLNYSNSSSNSQSVYMQDLDPSLHEQVSLDLHL is encoded by the coding sequence ATGGGTACCTTTAGATCAAAATCTTCCAACTCAACTACTATCCAAACTCTTGATATTGGAACTTTCTCTCAACTTCCATTCACCCCACCCAAAGAAAACACAATTAGACTCTTTGGTAAAGAATTCGGTTGCAACGATTTAGCCACAATATCAACTTCTTCTTCCAAAAATGCTACCATCATCTATGAAGAACCCAAAGACAATAACCGTATGTTTGAGTGCAATTATTGTCGTAGAAACTTCACTACATCACAAGCACTTGGAGGCCATCAAAACGCACACAGAAAGGAACGTTTACAAGCTAAACGGTCCCACAATAACTCCGCCATGATCCACTCTAGTTCCTATAAGTCACAATTTCCTAGTTTGCCAAACTTTCACCATCAATATCTTACAACCACCTCAACACACCATTCTAGTTTTAAGTTTTTTGGTAGAAAATTGCCATCTTATATCTCGAATCAAAGACCTATAGACGGAAGGCCATTAGCACCATGGCGATCTTTAATGAGGGTTCAGAATTCGACTATGATCAACCATCGCGGTTTATTAAATTATTCTAACTCCAGCTCGAATTCTCAAAGTGTATATATGCAAGATTTGGATCCATCTTTGCATGAACAAGTTAGTTTAGATTTGCATCTTTAG